The Candidatus Manganitrophus noduliformans genome includes a window with the following:
- a CDS encoding JDVT-CTERM domain-containing protein: MIHKNLRYIFLSFFLSLILSPLTFTEKAEAAAQITTNANDEGWSLRNSAASRGNVLWYDDQTESVFLNDDATPVQAEDPNNSPGAIESTVFSLGSGSSPGQVIGAWRRGQNDAWVWISGGTPSKVVATNPFGTGGMNPEGVAIADGCVFMVLQAGSGQNTLVKHVFRVDPATNTATLLTGGIPLTHVNGATIGAARISTSDCQAAWVFDDGIGTYHLQFYNGTSITTVETGDDNTFNSTLRGFHLNRGRLVYEKLVNGIRQIFLYDSTASNPAAVQLTTETDASLGNFSPRADGRHIAWLHGNANGTDVHIIFNAGVQLTDTTNRPADLGITTEHPFQLHRGQLFWTDLGGSFRYHDGSGIATIDPTPSTSVVTQLGSPCCLPWLADGFVHWIGLSNDGGADSEVFRFTGTAPADTQQPVPPLLVTLAPGANQITINWDRILGADSYNLYISEQSGLTKENFSTLRGGRKRSGVTGPYTLTGLTPNRTYHFVITAVDGGTEGPGSREVATALIGNWASVGGLSGTSFHAVAADQTNDGIAYAAGGLTVYKTTDGGDNWTPLTGDIGGESVRALAVDGANVYASSIDVFFPATPSKILKSINAGGTWTEVLPDGGSPGEQIKSLAIDPADPDVLYAGNFELPSYDGTTSPIIKSTTGGSSWAHLPNPTTPPGADLRAYVIAIDTMGVVYAGGSGTPNLAKSTDGGLIWTGISPGVGLFIYSLVTDPAEPSTLYAGTASNGIYKSKNGGTSWTQKNTGLPATPPEIRSLLIDPTNPNYIHAGTSEGYYYTLDAGETWIAGNSGSLTNAETVYGLALTPSRNLIAATSNGLFLLDLSAEPTTAAMSDLALSSTVTPNSVSAGENLTYQITVTNQGPEAATSVVITMTLAAGTSLVSAEPQGACQGTDTVTCNLGVIDNGSNAVVTIVVTPSVAGDLNQQAQVSTGSTDPNGANNSVSMSATVSDGSGGNGGGGGVDPGGDDGNDGVSTGGSGGGGGGGGCTMTVGSGFDPTLVGLLGIALIVLARRSVRRRALLGRFFLISLALFFAPSITHANSNDLSIFNTKYGTASTSLSSCTLCHGNAGTSSITAVRPLTSFGADYLAQGRGNATSFGAIEPKDSDGDGFSNLTEIEARTFPGNVNSKPTLNVGLVPTADTRFDSPGATISYKLTVTNAGNATDSYTITVTGNAWTTTPTASVGPVAASGTADFTVTVAIPADATEGDSDAATIKVTSQSTSTQSATAIVTTTAFTALSFGDWSSVGGVSGTTFHTVAADITNDGTAYAAGGTNVYKTTDGGNNWTVLAGGISGKDVRALAVEGLTVYASSRDIFGVTPAKILKSVNGGGSWAEVLSDGGSPGEQNKSLAIDPIDSNTVYAGNFQIPSVYNAGPDSLVIKSANEGANWSHLPNSTAVGAELGAYALAIDSAGVIYAGGSGTPNLAKSTNGGSTWSDIPIAGVSVFVYSLAIDPTNPQTIYAGTRDQGVFKSTDGGTIFTPVNTGLPAILPTIYALLIHPDEHDQIFAATSAGLYFSPDGGDHWAARSNGLTASAQSIRALAVTPSLILIGATEDGLFILDLSSPTTGTGGSGGTGGSTGGGGVISPVGPGGTSGGGGGGGCALGGDGAADALLPGLFCFALAALVWRKCFLKDKKDGAPGRNRTYSQ; encoded by the coding sequence ATGATTCACAAGAACCTCCGTTACATTTTTCTGTCCTTCTTCCTTTCCCTCATTTTATCCCCGCTCACATTCACCGAAAAGGCGGAAGCGGCCGCGCAGATCACCACCAACGCCAATGACGAAGGGTGGAGCCTTCGGAACAGCGCCGCGAGCCGGGGAAACGTCCTCTGGTACGATGATCAAACTGAATCGGTTTTCTTAAACGACGACGCGACTCCGGTCCAGGCGGAGGATCCCAACAACAGTCCCGGCGCCATTGAAAGTACGGTGTTCTCTTTGGGAAGCGGCTCCTCTCCAGGCCAGGTGATCGGCGCATGGCGGAGGGGGCAGAACGACGCGTGGGTGTGGATCAGCGGCGGCACACCCTCAAAGGTCGTCGCAACCAATCCATTCGGCACGGGAGGGATGAATCCGGAAGGGGTGGCGATCGCCGACGGCTGCGTCTTTATGGTTCTTCAAGCCGGCTCCGGCCAGAACACACTCGTTAAGCATGTTTTCCGGGTCGATCCCGCGACCAATACAGCTACACTTCTCACCGGTGGGATTCCATTGACACATGTGAATGGCGCTACCATCGGCGCGGCCCGAATTTCGACGAGTGACTGCCAAGCGGCTTGGGTGTTTGACGATGGGATCGGAACCTATCATCTTCAATTCTACAATGGAACAAGCATCACCACCGTTGAGACAGGTGATGACAACACGTTCAACTCGACCCTCCGAGGGTTTCACCTCAACCGTGGAAGGCTGGTCTACGAGAAGCTTGTAAATGGGATCAGACAGATTTTTCTCTATGACAGCACCGCGTCTAATCCTGCGGCTGTTCAGCTGACCACGGAGACAGATGCATCTCTTGGGAACTTCTCCCCGCGGGCCGACGGGCGACACATCGCTTGGCTGCATGGCAACGCCAACGGGACCGATGTCCATATTATTTTCAATGCCGGGGTTCAACTGACCGACACAACCAACCGGCCGGCCGATTTAGGCATCACGACGGAACATCCTTTTCAACTTCATCGGGGGCAGCTTTTCTGGACCGACCTGGGCGGCTCGTTTCGCTACCACGACGGAAGCGGCATCGCGACAATCGATCCGACCCCTTCGACATCGGTGGTCACCCAGTTGGGAAGCCCTTGCTGTCTCCCTTGGTTGGCGGATGGCTTTGTCCATTGGATCGGACTCAGCAATGACGGCGGCGCCGACAGCGAGGTCTTTCGCTTCACCGGAACCGCTCCCGCCGACACGCAGCAGCCGGTTCCTCCGCTTCTGGTCACCCTGGCGCCGGGCGCAAACCAAATCACAATCAATTGGGACCGAATCCTCGGCGCCGATTCTTACAACCTCTACATTTCCGAGCAATCGGGCCTGACGAAAGAAAACTTTTCGACGTTAAGAGGGGGAAGAAAGCGGAGCGGCGTGACCGGTCCGTATACATTAACCGGCTTAACGCCGAATCGAACGTATCATTTTGTAATCACGGCGGTAGATGGCGGTACTGAAGGGCCAGGCTCCCGTGAGGTCGCGACGGCATTGATTGGAAACTGGGCCTCCGTTGGTGGGCTTTCGGGAACCAGTTTCCACGCCGTTGCGGCGGATCAAACAAACGATGGAATCGCCTACGCGGCGGGAGGATTGACCGTCTATAAAACAACGGATGGCGGGGACAACTGGACGCCGCTTACGGGAGACATCGGCGGGGAAAGCGTCAGAGCGCTCGCCGTGGACGGCGCCAACGTCTATGCCTCGAGCATCGATGTATTCTTCCCCGCGACCCCTTCAAAAATCTTGAAAAGCATCAACGCCGGCGGGACTTGGACGGAGGTCCTTCCTGATGGAGGAAGCCCGGGGGAGCAAATTAAATCGCTCGCGATTGATCCCGCCGATCCCGACGTTCTTTACGCAGGTAATTTCGAACTTCCTTCCTATGATGGAACGACCTCACCCATTATCAAATCAACAACCGGGGGAAGCTCGTGGGCGCATCTGCCGAACCCTACAACTCCTCCGGGAGCTGATCTTCGGGCTTATGTTATCGCCATCGACACTATGGGCGTGGTCTATGCCGGAGGGAGCGGGACACCGAATCTCGCAAAGAGCACCGATGGAGGCTTGATCTGGACCGGTATATCTCCCGGAGTTGGCCTTTTCATCTACTCCCTTGTAACCGATCCGGCAGAACCATCGACCCTCTATGCTGGAACGGCATCGAATGGAATCTATAAAAGCAAGAACGGCGGCACGTCGTGGACTCAGAAGAATACCGGCCTTCCTGCAACACCTCCGGAGATCCGCTCGCTTCTGATCGATCCAACCAATCCGAATTACATCCACGCCGGAACCTCCGAAGGATATTATTATACGCTCGACGCGGGGGAGACTTGGATCGCGGGAAACAGCGGATCGCTAACAAACGCCGAGACGGTTTATGGCCTGGCCCTCACCCCTTCGCGCAATTTGATTGCCGCAACCAGCAATGGACTCTTTCTTCTCGATCTCTCGGCGGAGCCGACAACGGCTGCCATGTCGGACCTGGCACTTTCGTCTACCGTCACACCCAACTCTGTTTCAGCCGGAGAGAACCTGACCTATCAGATCACCGTGACCAACCAAGGACCCGAAGCGGCGACCAGCGTTGTTATCACGATGACCCTCGCCGCCGGAACGAGCTTGGTGTCGGCGGAGCCGCAGGGAGCATGTCAGGGGACCGATACCGTGACCTGTAATTTAGGCGTGATTGACAATGGCTCCAACGCGGTCGTCACCATTGTCGTAACACCCAGTGTCGCCGGCGATTTGAATCAACAAGCCCAGGTTTCTACCGGCTCCACCGATCCGAACGGCGCCAACAATTCGGTTTCGATGAGCGCGACTGTCAGCGACGGGTCGGGAGGAAACGGAGGGGGAGGTGGCGTCGACCCCGGGGGAGACGATGGGAATGATGGAGTCTCCACCGGCGGATCAGGGGGAGGCGGGGGTGGCGGCGGATGCACGATGACAGTCGGGAGCGGCTTTGATCCGACCTTGGTTGGGCTGCTCGGCATTGCTTTAATCGTCTTGGCACGAAGATCAGTCCGAAGAAGGGCTCTCCTAGGACGCTTCTTCTTAATAAGCTTGGCGCTGTTTTTCGCTCCAAGCATCACTCATGCCAACTCTAATGACCTTAGCATTTTTAATACCAAGTATGGCACTGCAAGTACAAGCCTCAGCAGTTGCACCCTCTGCCATGGCAATGCCGGTACCAGTTCGATCACGGCAGTCCGCCCGCTCACCTCCTTTGGCGCCGATTATCTGGCGCAGGGACGGGGTAATGCCACCTCCTTTGGCGCAATCGAACCGAAAGATTCCGACGGAGATGGTTTTTCGAATCTGACCGAAATTGAAGCGCGCACCTTTCCGGGCAATGTGAATTCCAAGCCGACACTCAATGTCGGCCTGGTGCCCACCGCCGATACCCGATTCGACAGCCCAGGAGCAACAATCTCTTATAAGTTGACGGTAACAAACGCTGGAAACGCAACCGACAGTTACACTATCACCGTAACCGGCAATGCCTGGACCACTACCCCGACCGCCTCAGTCGGTCCGGTCGCGGCCTCCGGGACCGCCGACTTCACGGTCACAGTGGCGATACCTGCTGACGCCACTGAAGGAGACTCCGATGCGGCCACGATCAAAGTGACCTCCCAATCGACCTCGACGCAATCGGCAACTGCGATAGTGACTACGACGGCTTTTACCGCTCTGTCGTTCGGAGATTGGAGTTCCGTCGGTGGAGTATCGGGAACCACTTTCCATACGGTCGCAGCGGATATAACGAATGATGGAACCGCCTATGCGGCGGGAGGAACGAACGTTTATAAAACAACCGACGGCGGAAACAACTGGACCGTCCTCGCCGGCGGGATCAGCGGGAAAGATGTCAGAGCGCTGGCTGTGGAGGGCTTGACGGTGTATGCGTCGAGTCGGGATATTTTCGGCGTCACACCGGCAAAAATCTTAAAGAGCGTCAATGGCGGCGGCTCCTGGGCGGAGGTCCTTTCAGATGGCGGAAGTCCGGGTGAGCAGAACAAGTCGCTCGCAATCGATCCCATTGATTCCAACACTGTTTATGCGGGCAACTTCCAGATCCCCTCCGTTTACAACGCCGGACCCGATTCTCTGGTGATCAAGTCTGCCAACGAGGGGGCAAATTGGTCTCATCTGCCGAACTCGACGGCCGTAGGGGCAGAGCTTGGCGCCTACGCCCTCGCCATCGATTCCGCCGGGGTGATCTATGCAGGAGGATCAGGAACTCCAAACCTCGCAAAGAGTACAAACGGCGGATCGACTTGGAGCGATATTCCAATCGCCGGTGTCAGTGTCTTCGTCTATTCCCTTGCGATCGATCCGACCAACCCCCAGACGATCTACGCGGGGACGCGCGATCAGGGGGTCTTCAAAAGCACCGATGGCGGGACTATCTTTACTCCGGTGAACACAGGCCTCCCGGCAATCCTTCCGACGATCTACGCCCTGCTAATCCATCCGGACGAACACGACCAGATTTTCGCGGCCACATCAGCCGGCCTTTACTTCTCCCCCGACGGCGGCGACCATTGGGCCGCGCGAAGCAACGGGCTAACAGCATCGGCACAATCGATCAGAGCCCTTGCGGTCACCCCCTCGCTCATCTTAATCGGCGCAACGGAGGATGGGCTTTTCATTCTCGATCTCTCCTCTCCGACAACCGGAACAGGTGGGTCGGGAGGAACAGGGGGGTCGACAGGAGGCGGCGGCGTCATTAGCCCCGTCGGACCGGGCGGAACGTCGGGAGGGGGTGGCGGAGGAGGCTGTGCATTGGGAGGAGACGGCGCGGCCGATGCACTTTTACCCGGTCTTTTCTGCTTTGCTTTGGCGGCGCTTGTCTGGAGAAAATGTTTTCTGAAAGACAAAAAAGATGGTGCGCCTGGTAGGAATCGAACCTACAGCCAATAG
- a CDS encoding XTP/dITP diphosphatase: MVLVIATENKHKGEELASILRQEMEIDVRTLADFPGVKLPPETGSTYRENAVQKALAAARATGHWAMGDDSGMEVEALGGAPGLYSARFAGEGVTYADNRKKVLDLLGDRPDDQRTARFLCTIALASPEGKVEVVEGRCEGRITRRDVGEGGFGYDPIFFLPAYNKTFAELSPEEKNRISHRGSAVRAAIPLLKKTAS; this comes from the coding sequence GTGGTATTGGTGATCGCGACGGAGAACAAACACAAAGGAGAAGAGCTCGCGTCGATCTTGCGGCAGGAGATGGAGATTGACGTCCGCACGTTGGCCGACTTTCCCGGCGTGAAGCTTCCCCCCGAGACAGGATCGACCTATCGAGAGAATGCCGTCCAAAAGGCGCTCGCCGCGGCGAGGGCGACCGGCCATTGGGCGATGGGGGACGATTCCGGTATGGAGGTCGAGGCCCTCGGCGGGGCGCCGGGGCTTTACTCGGCGCGGTTTGCGGGGGAAGGGGTCACCTACGCCGACAACCGAAAGAAGGTCCTCGATCTGCTGGGGGACCGGCCGGACGACCAGCGGACGGCCCGTTTTCTCTGCACGATTGCTCTGGCCAGCCCCGAAGGCAAGGTAGAAGTGGTCGAAGGGCGTTGCGAGGGGAGGATTACCCGGCGGGATGTAGGGGAGGGGGGATTCGGATACGATCCGATCTTCTTCCTACCGGCCTACAACAAGACGTTCGCCGAGCTTTCTCCGGAAGAGAAAAACCGGATCAGCCATCGGGGATCGGCCGTCCGGGCCGCGATTCCGCTTTTAAAGAAAACGGCCTCTTGA
- the rph gene encoding ribonuclease PH: MRIDGRKKNQLRPLKITRNFIKHAEGSVLIEMGETKVICTATIEERVPPFLRDKKKGWVTAEYAMIPRSSHERIPRESARGKVGGRTHEIQRLIGRSLRSVVDTTTLGERTIWIDCDVIQADGGTRTASITGSFIALMDAVQFLRKEKKINAMPVRDYLAAISVGKVGGELLLDLNYAEDSTAEVDMNVIMTGSGKFVEVQGTAEQQAFAKKELDDLLRLATSGIKKLVASQKKLVGELA, translated from the coding sequence ATGCGCATCGACGGAAGAAAAAAGAACCAGCTGCGGCCGCTTAAGATCACGCGTAACTTTATCAAGCATGCGGAAGGCTCCGTCCTCATCGAGATGGGAGAGACCAAGGTGATCTGCACGGCGACCATCGAAGAGCGGGTTCCCCCTTTTCTCCGGGACAAGAAGAAGGGATGGGTGACGGCCGAATACGCGATGATCCCCCGCTCATCCCATGAGCGAATTCCGAGAGAGTCGGCGCGGGGAAAAGTCGGCGGGCGGACCCATGAAATTCAGCGGCTGATCGGCCGGTCGCTTCGCTCGGTGGTCGATACAACGACGCTCGGGGAGCGGACAATTTGGATCGACTGCGACGTGATCCAGGCCGATGGGGGAACACGGACCGCTTCGATCACAGGGTCGTTCATCGCCCTGATGGACGCCGTTCAATTTTTGCGGAAAGAGAAAAAGATCAATGCAATGCCGGTCCGCGACTATCTTGCCGCGATCAGCGTCGGGAAGGTCGGCGGCGAATTGCTTCTCGATCTGAACTATGCCGAAGATTCGACCGCGGAGGTCGATATGAATGTGATCATGACCGGCAGCGGGAAATTCGTGGAGGTTCAGGGGACCGCCGAGCAGCAGGCGTTTGCGAAGAAGGAGCTGGACGATCTTCTCCGGCTGGCGACGAGCGGGATCAAGAAATTGGTGGCGAGCCAGAAAAAATTGGTCGGAGAGTTGGCTTAA
- a CDS encoding (deoxy)nucleoside triphosphate pyrophosphohydrolase — protein sequence MQGPIIEVAIAIIVRDGEILVTRRKEGVHLPGLWEFPGGKRDSGETIRACLLREVKEELGATVEIERLFWERSHDYADRTVILHAYFCRLLSGDLMPLASQELKWIRPDSLLSLPFPEANRPLLEKLAKELSRDSLEKKG from the coding sequence TTGCAGGGGCCGATCATCGAGGTGGCGATTGCGATTATCGTGAGGGACGGGGAGATCCTCGTGACCCGGCGAAAGGAGGGAGTTCATCTTCCCGGGCTTTGGGAGTTCCCGGGAGGAAAACGGGATTCCGGGGAAACCATCAGGGCCTGTCTTTTGCGCGAAGTCAAGGAAGAGCTCGGCGCTACGGTGGAGATCGAGCGGCTTTTCTGGGAAAGATCACACGATTACGCAGATCGAACGGTGATCCTTCATGCCTATTTTTGCCGTCTCCTCTCCGGAGATTTAATGCCGCTCGCCTCGCAGGAATTAAAATGGATTCGACCCGATTCGCTCCTCTCCCTTCCCTTCCCCGAGGCGAATCGGCCGCTCTTAGAAAAGCTTGCGAAAGAGCTCTCCCGGGATTCACTCGAAAAAAAGGGTTGA
- the queG gene encoding tRNA epoxyqueuosine(34) reductase QueG, which translates to MQRVDLLKRTAEIKSTASGLGFHRVGITSADPVGEAGRRFSEWLADGFAGEMAYLQKSPEVRSDPKLRFPEAKSVICLALNYYPSAPPDPSVPEGSPRGKVARYAWGEDYHTIIEEKLALLISAIEDRGGRCWKGYVDHGPLLERAFAERAGLGFIGKNTTLITPDYGSWVFLAEVVTDLELVEDLPMTSQCGSCRRCLDACPTGALTEAYRLDARRCISYLTIENKKEIPEEFHPQMEGWLFGCDLCQEVCPYNRNPVQTDVERFSPERGAGPSLSLEEIRSIEDNRRFKERFSHTPLVRTKRSGLIRNANAIQVSQGEDD; encoded by the coding sequence ATGCAGCGCGTAGATCTTTTAAAACGGACGGCAGAGATAAAATCAACTGCATCGGGACTCGGCTTTCATCGGGTCGGAATCACCTCCGCCGATCCGGTCGGAGAAGCGGGCCGCCGCTTTTCAGAATGGCTTGCGGACGGCTTTGCCGGAGAGATGGCCTACCTGCAGAAATCGCCCGAGGTCCGCTCCGACCCCAAGCTGCGATTTCCGGAAGCGAAGAGCGTGATCTGCCTCGCCCTCAATTACTACCCCTCCGCCCCGCCCGATCCATCCGTTCCGGAAGGCTCCCCGCGGGGGAAGGTCGCCCGATACGCGTGGGGAGAAGATTACCATACGATCATCGAGGAAAAACTCGCGCTCCTGATCTCCGCCATCGAAGATCGCGGCGGCCGCTGCTGGAAGGGATATGTCGATCACGGCCCGCTGCTGGAGCGGGCCTTCGCCGAGCGGGCGGGACTCGGCTTCATCGGAAAGAATACGACGTTGATCACCCCCGATTACGGATCGTGGGTCTTTCTGGCCGAAGTGGTGACCGATCTTGAATTGGTCGAAGATCTTCCAATGACCTCCCAGTGCGGCAGCTGCCGGCGCTGCCTCGACGCCTGCCCGACGGGAGCGTTGACCGAGGCCTACCGGCTCGATGCGCGGCGCTGCATCTCCTATCTGACGATCGAGAACAAAAAGGAAATTCCGGAGGAGTTTCACCCTCAGATGGAAGGTTGGCTCTTCGGCTGCGACCTCTGCCAAGAGGTTTGCCCCTACAATCGCAACCCGGTTCAAACGGACGTCGAGCGCTTCTCGCCCGAGCGGGGCGCCGGGCCGTCTCTTTCGTTGGAAGAAATCCGCTCGATCGAAGACAACCGCCGGTTCAAGGAACGCTTCAGCCACACCCCCCTCGTCCGGACGAAGCGATCGGGACTGATCCGAAATGCAAACGCGATTCAGGTTTCCCAAGGAGAAGACGATTGA
- a CDS encoding HAD family hydrolase, with amino-acid sequence MKKYQALLFDLCDTIMPFRNDRMPLARIQGKEIRTTSPLLYECFTQYAAPIAYEEFHNHFVETTESIWIIRDQSGEEISSAVRFERFLERLGVGRGEHREALHRRFLETHLTRISLCLECAPPVREMLLRLKEEYRIGLVSNFDDTDTVYQVLAREGVDHCFETVIISSEIGIRKPRPEIFLAACEKIGVAPAECLFIGDSFENDIVGAKRLGMDAAWINPLSLPPPIDGPPPDYILTELTDLSRFV; translated from the coding sequence TTGAAAAAGTATCAAGCCCTCCTGTTCGACCTTTGCGATACGATCATGCCCTTTCGGAACGATCGGATGCCGCTCGCCCGAATTCAAGGAAAAGAGATCCGGACGACCAGCCCCCTTCTGTACGAGTGCTTCACGCAATATGCCGCTCCGATCGCTTATGAGGAGTTTCACAACCACTTCGTCGAAACGACCGAATCGATCTGGATCATCCGAGACCAATCAGGAGAGGAGATCTCCTCCGCCGTCCGCTTCGAGCGGTTTCTGGAACGGCTCGGGGTCGGCCGGGGTGAGCATCGGGAGGCGCTTCACCGGCGGTTTCTGGAAACCCATCTAACTCGGATCTCTCTTTGCCTGGAATGCGCCCCTCCGGTGCGTGAGATGCTCCTTCGCCTGAAAGAAGAATACCGGATCGGCCTCGTCTCCAACTTCGACGACACCGACACCGTCTACCAGGTCCTGGCGCGGGAAGGGGTCGATCACTGTTTCGAGACGGTCATTATCTCCTCCGAAATCGGAATCCGAAAACCGCGCCCGGAGATCTTCCTCGCCGCCTGCGAGAAGATCGGCGTCGCTCCCGCCGAGTGCCTCTTTATTGGGGATAGTTTTGAGAATGATATCGTCGGAGCAAAACGGCTCGGCATGGACGCCGCCTGGATCAATCCATTGAGTCTTCCTCCACCGATTGACGGCCCTCCACCCGATTATATTCTTACCGAGCTGACCGACCTTTCTCGATTTGTCTAA
- a CDS encoding carboxypeptidase-like regulatory domain-containing protein, producing MQLDGYLKKRSFILISFIFILVQGCGSGSSETPRPVVPTTLKGVIAKGSPINGALITVKGVDGKTQTTASDSNGHYTVVVDGLTPPYLLRADLPSGDVLFSLGSQGGGVVNIHPLTDLIVGTWYKLHGKSVVDAFSNPAEDPAPDRGEVAALSIAIRQIVQAWLESNGLDPSQFDLISTPFETDHRGFDRLLDMLTITVDASGVPSMVIVDTTTSIQQTTTLDVDASGGSILVGTLLTTGSGETATSTFSSIIVSVISNPPAPTPIALIEVTPTSLILPTGQIQSFSAVAKDASGAAIDGVSFTWSLQSKGETPIAIINGNGQVMGLRTGEASVTASSGGITSNTATLTVVPGTTVDLTIGTPNGLVGITFPSVAVGISFPTVAIGIEFPSQIRGGIAGKVTDAATGTPIPGAVVRAFLLDIMVASTVTDHLGAFTLVSLAPDRFRVEASAAGYASNSMASVEVAVGATTQGVNILLGRE from the coding sequence ATGCAATTGGATGGCTATCTCAAAAAACGCAGTTTCATTCTGATCTCCTTCATTTTCATCCTGGTACAAGGCTGCGGCAGTGGCTCGTCCGAGACTCCAAGGCCCGTCGTACCGACCACCCTCAAGGGGGTTATCGCGAAGGGCAGCCCCATTAACGGCGCTTTGATTACCGTAAAAGGGGTCGACGGCAAGACGCAAACAACCGCAAGCGATTCGAATGGTCACTATACGGTTGTTGTCGATGGATTGACTCCCCCCTACCTTCTAAGAGCCGACCTTCCCTCCGGGGACGTTCTCTTCAGCCTGGGAAGCCAAGGGGGCGGCGTGGTCAATATCCATCCATTAACAGACCTGATCGTTGGAACGTGGTACAAGCTTCATGGGAAGAGTGTCGTGGATGCTTTTTCCAATCCGGCCGAGGATCCGGCCCCGGACAGGGGCGAGGTGGCCGCCCTCTCCATCGCCATAAGACAGATCGTGCAAGCTTGGCTCGAAAGCAACGGTCTTGATCCCTCTCAATTTGATCTGATTTCCACCCCCTTCGAAACCGATCATCGCGGTTTTGATCGATTGCTCGACATGTTGACGATCACGGTAGATGCCTCGGGTGTTCCTTCGATGGTAATCGTCGACACCACGACCTCGATCCAGCAGACCACCACGCTTGATGTCGACGCATCCGGCGGGAGTATCCTCGTCGGCACCCTCCTGACCACAGGATCGGGTGAAACGGCCACATCGACCTTCAGTTCAATCATCGTATCGGTCATATCGAACCCGCCAGCGCCGACGCCGATTGCGTTGATTGAAGTCACGCCGACTTCTTTGATCCTACCTACTGGTCAGATCCAGTCGTTCTCGGCCGTGGCAAAAGACGCGTCCGGAGCCGCGATCGACGGGGTGTCCTTCACCTGGTCCTTGCAGAGCAAAGGGGAGACCCCGATCGCAATCATCAACGGAAACGGCCAGGTCATGGGGCTAAGAACGGGGGAGGCTTCAGTCACTGCATCGAGCGGAGGGATCACTAGTAACACGGCCACATTGACCGTCGTTCCCGGTACAACAGTCGATTTAACGATCGGCACCCCCAACGGTTTGGTCGGGATAACGTTCCCTTCGGTTGCGGTGGGGATCAGCTTTCCTACGGTGGCGATTGGAATCGAGTTTCCTTCTCAAATCCGAGGAGGAATCGCCGGGAAGGTCACCGATGCAGCAACCGGGACTCCAATTCCTGGGGCCGTGGTGCGGGCGTTTCTTTTGGATATTATGGTGGCAAGCACGGTGACCGATCATTTGGGAGCATTCACGTTGGTTAGTCTTGCGCCCGACCGTTTTAGAGTCGAAGCCTCGGCGGCAGGGTATGCCAGTAACTCAATGGCCTCTGTTGAGGTTGCCGTCGGTGCAACAACACAGGGAGTCAATATACTTCTCGGGAGAGAATAA